The Vagococcus penaei genome includes the window CCGGTATTAGCAACACCTAGCGTGATAGCCATTGTTGAGCAAACGTGTCGTGATTATTTGAGCCAAGAACTTGCTACTGAAATGACAACAGTCGGTGTTGCTATCGAGTGTCAACATCTTTTACCGACTGTGGTTAGTAAGCACGTATTAGTAACTATTAAATTAATAGAGCAAACCGAACGGAAAAGTCGATTCACTTATTCAGTTTTTGATAACCAGCAAGAAATTGCTAGGGGAACACATACACGTGTGATAGTTAATCGGGAAAAATTTATGCAAAATATTAGCATGTGAAGAATTTGTGAAATATTTAATAAAGTTGTTTTATTTGTGAAGCTTACATGTTATAATAATCTTGTAAGAACGAAAACACCCTATTGAGAAAGAGGAGATTATATATGTCAAAAGAAATGACTTCTTTTAAATTTTACTTTAGAAATGGTGAAACATGGACGATTAATCGTGATTGCATCGGAGATTTGTGGATTCGCCACGTAACTACTAGCTATGGTCGAATCAATGGTAGTGATTTCCAAAAGATTAACCCTTGTGAAGGAATCAAAATTGAAATTTTTGATGAAGCTGATCACGTTCAAACAGATGATATTAACTTAGGTGGTCTAGAGTCTGGTATGTTCGGTCGCGCATTAAAATATCAAGATATTGAAAAAATGAGTATTCATTTTGACGATAATACAAGTGATTTAATCTATTTCCCTTACAAAGACAAAGGCACACCTGGACAAGAAGGTTTAGATAATGCTTATCAAACCACACAAATTTCAGGCGACAATAAATTATATATTGTTATCGATGCTGAAAAAACAGTCAATGATATTTACGGCGATAAATTCTAAATAAATCTTTCGATAAAATATTGTACTTATAATGACTTCACAAGCTATTTCCTTGTGAGGTGATTGTAAGTATTTTTTTGTTTATTTGATGATGGCTTGAAAATCTGTTAAAATAAATAAGATTATTAGGAAATTAGGTGGACTATGAAAATATTAAGAGCGGATCATCTATCAAAATCATATGGAGAAAAAGTTCTTTTAAATGATGTGTCATTTTTGATAAAAGAAAAAGACCGTATTGGTTTGATTGGAATTAATGGGACTGGAAAATCGACGTTGATGTCAATTTTAGCGCGTGTTGATCAAGCAGAGACGGGTGATATTGATCATCCGCACGACTATCAAATTGGTTACTTATCACAACAAGCAACATTTAATGATGATGATTTAGTATTAGATGTGATTTTTGACAGCCATTCTCCTATTATGCAAGCAGTCAAACGTTATGAAAAAGCACTCGATAACTTAACGACTGATAGCACTAATGAGGCTTATCAACTTGCTTATAC containing:
- a CDS encoding thioesterase family protein; translation: MMYSQDYLVTQEMTAESMKSGDLPVLATPSVIAIVEQTCRDYLSQELATEMTTVGVAIECQHLLPTVVSKHVLVTIKLIEQTERKSRFTYSVFDNQQEIARGTHTRVIVNREKFMQNISM